The DNA region GGGGCTTCTTTGAGGGATTGAGGGGCGCTGGACAAGCCGTTGGGGTTTGAATATAATCTTCAACGTTTCGTCCCGGAGCGGAGGGGTGGCCGAGTGGTCGAAGGCGGGCGACTCGAAATCGTCTAGGCGGTGATGAGCCGTCTCGTGGGTTCAAATCCCACCCTCTCCGCCATTGCTTTAGTTTCCCCACTTCGGTGGGGTTTTCTTTTTTAAGCCTTTGAGGTTAAGCTTCATTTCCCATCCAATGGATTTATTTTGACGGCACCTTGATTGAAGTTTCGCATCTTGGAACAAAGCTGAACGGCCCGATTTTTTGTTTTGCTCCCCTTTTCTGTCTGCCTGTATGCCAGTGGTTTTATTGTTTGATTCGATATTTGTGTTGACAGATTTTGTTGCTTGCCCTAATCTTCGGCTATATGGTTTCTAGAATGAAGGGGAGGTGTGTGATTTGCCAGAGGAAGCATCCAAGATGGAGGATAAGGCCAAAAAGCCTAGGAGGCCCCGCAGGAGCCCTGAGGAGATGCTTCAGGAGCTGGAGAGGAGGAAGGCTAAGCTAGAGAAGCGCCTCATAAAGAAAAATCAGGAGGCCATACTCTCAATAGGGCACGCCTTTATTAAGGTGGTTGGGCTTGACCTGTCCGACCTGAGCCCCGCCGAGTCGGAGAGGATAGCCAAGGAGCCCGACTACGCCATGGTTTTCGTGAGGGATCGGATCAAGGGCGACGCCTAAGGCCCTTGGGGGAAAATATCATAGGGGACTTGAAATTTCTCCGGTAATTAGGTATCATCCCCTGCGTGATCGTTTCAGGGAGCGGAGAGGTGGCTGAGTGGTCGAAGGCGCTCGCCTGGAGAGCGAGTGGGCGGTATAAAAGCCGCCCCGAGGGTTCAAATCCCTCCCTCTCCGCCAGGAATTCACGGGGGCCTCGGGTCCCCGTTCTTCTTTACCTTGATCTAGAGATCCGCCCGCTTGGGGCCTCCATCGGGGCCTCGGGCCGGAGGTCTAGCCCCGTGCGGCGAAGCCTCGCGAACCCCGCCAGGTCCGGAAGGAAGCAACGGTAAGCGATAAGCTTCGGGTGCCACGGCAAGCTGGGCCTCCCGCCCGGGGTCCCGTTTCCCCTTTGTGGTGGCCCCCGTTCTCATCTTAGGATGAGCCTTCAGGCTTAAGGATCTTACATGGAGGTGTGGATCGGTGAGGTACCACGTGCCGGCGGAGGTCAGAGACGTGGATGGCATCTTCGTCCCCTTCTACCTGGTGGAGGTGGAGTTCCTCTCCCGTCCCCTGTTGGGGAGGGCCAGCTATGTGAGGGCCCGGGGGCTGGTCCACGGAGTCTTCGGTAACGTGGTGCAGATGGATCCCCCGGATCTGGGCCTGTTGGACCCAGAGGAGCTGCCCGGCTGGGCTAGGGCCATGCCAGTCCTGGACTTCCGGGTGGATCCGGATCGGGCCGTTCGGGCGGTCTTGGACCGCATATCCCCCTCGTACAGCCTGATGGGACTGAAGTTGCCCACCGTCAGGGGTGGGCTAGAGGGCCGGGCCAACCCTTTCGAAGCCATGTACGTGGCCCGGGATAGGGTCCTGTGGGACCCATTCACCGGGGAGGCGTGCCAGGACCCGCTGATCCTGGGCGCCTTCAGTCTCGGCCGCCGGGTTCCAGGTCTATCAGGGTCTTGATCAGCCTCTCCAGCTCCTCCATCCTGGCGGGAGGCACGTCCGACGCCGCCTGGGCCACGCAGGTGCTCAGGTAGTTCTTGAGGACCGCTATGGAGGCGTTCTGCATGGCCTTCCGGGCCGCGTTGAG from Thermanaerovibrio acidaminovorans DSM 6589 includes:
- a CDS encoding metal-sensitive transcriptional regulator, translating into MEDRKSSGKREVLNRLKRLEGQIRGIQKMIEEEKPCSEILIQLNAARKAMQNASIAVLKNYLSTCVAQAASDVPPARMEELERLIKTLIDLEPGGRD